The following are encoded together in the Haloarcula laminariae genome:
- a CDS encoding DUF7342 family protein, which translates to MTDEPHPAEFEDINEAVSDEWKSETTPYERVRHVIAHTYSAVSAETVAEDAQTSPKTARKHLNLLADEGFVVTATGEHGGTIYRRSPESLVVEQAADILEHVSTDELSTRIAEMREQLNDFRAEHGVDSPEELSIKQTNQTLSEAGSNQSEIDSETLQEWQTTRRNLAFANAALSIANAERFVDGDSRTTDDGVPV; encoded by the coding sequence ATGACCGACGAACCCCACCCGGCCGAGTTTGAAGACATCAATGAGGCAGTCAGTGACGAGTGGAAATCGGAAACAACTCCCTACGAGCGGGTTCGTCACGTTATCGCGCACACGTACTCGGCAGTATCGGCTGAGACTGTTGCTGAAGACGCACAGACCTCACCGAAAACAGCGCGAAAACACTTGAACCTACTCGCAGATGAGGGATTCGTCGTTACCGCAACCGGAGAACATGGTGGGACAATATATCGGCGGTCGCCAGAATCGCTCGTCGTTGAGCAGGCCGCAGATATCCTCGAACACGTTTCGACTGACGAGCTCAGCACACGTATCGCAGAGATGCGTGAACAACTCAATGACTTTCGGGCAGAACACGGCGTCGACTCACCCGAGGAGCTGTCGATCAAGCAGACAAATCAGACATTGTCAGAGGCTGGATCTAATCAATCTGAAATCGACAGTGAGACCCTCCAAGAGTGGCAAACGACGCGTCGAAATCTTGCCTTTGCGAACGCTGCACTCTCGATCGCGAACGCCGAGCGATTTGTCGAC
- a CDS encoding tubulin/FtsZ family protein, whose product MRVAAVGIGGAGGRIVDRLWRDNEQRETTYLGAACAVDTDTQALEELNVLPEDQRHSFGLLETDGNGTDRDRTNGIAAIEDERLEVRRAIDPLVTSDVDAIVLVAGLAGGTGGGATAYIADALEEIYAIPIYCVSVLPAGWDAEAAVNAMQALRTLEATVDAQILFDNEAWLPSGQTVDEAAESLNETVVTRLGALFAAGETTESESVGQSVVDASEIINTLSDADFATLGYASQELETGEDTGKGTVIDRIRNQFFTDESDDIDEIEAYDAVETTLRRAVRGKLTAECTLDSADSALTVFAGPPAWLLRDAVTDGQQWLADELQSPEIRSGDMPTPSQSKLSVLVLFSGITELPRLAELETLVEEAD is encoded by the coding sequence ATGCGAGTCGCGGCAGTCGGAATTGGTGGTGCTGGGGGTCGGATTGTCGATCGACTGTGGCGAGACAATGAGCAGCGTGAGACGACGTATCTCGGCGCGGCCTGTGCCGTCGACACGGATACCCAAGCGCTCGAGGAACTCAATGTTCTCCCAGAAGACCAGCGGCATAGCTTCGGACTCCTCGAAACAGATGGGAACGGGACAGACAGGGATCGGACGAACGGCATCGCCGCCATCGAAGATGAACGGCTCGAAGTACGGCGGGCGATTGATCCACTGGTGACCAGCGATGTCGACGCTATCGTCCTCGTGGCCGGGCTGGCAGGAGGGACAGGAGGTGGAGCCACCGCGTACATCGCCGACGCGCTCGAAGAGATTTACGCGATTCCAATCTACTGTGTGTCCGTGTTACCTGCCGGGTGGGACGCCGAAGCAGCCGTGAATGCGATGCAAGCACTCCGGACGCTGGAGGCAACTGTTGACGCGCAGATTCTGTTCGACAACGAAGCCTGGCTCCCCAGCGGGCAGACAGTTGATGAAGCTGCCGAGTCACTGAATGAGACAGTTGTGACTCGACTCGGGGCACTATTTGCGGCAGGTGAGACCACGGAGTCCGAATCTGTCGGCCAGAGTGTCGTCGATGCCAGTGAAATAATTAACACCCTCTCAGACGCGGATTTCGCAACGCTTGGCTACGCCAGTCAGGAACTGGAAACGGGTGAGGATACCGGTAAAGGCACTGTCATCGATCGAATTCGGAATCAGTTTTTCACCGACGAATCTGACGATATTGATGAAATTGAAGCATACGATGCCGTCGAGACGACACTTCGCAGGGCAGTGCGTGGTAAACTGACGGCCGAATGTACGCTGGACTCGGCTGATAGTGCCCTGACCGTGTTTGCCGGGCCACCCGCGTGGTTGCTTCGGGATGCGGTTACCGATGGCCAGCAGTGGCTCGCGGACGAACTGCAGTCACCGGAGATACGGAGCGGTGATATGCCGACACCGAGCCAGTCCAAGTTGTCAGTACTCGTCTTGTTCAGTGGCATCACAGAACTGCCGCGGTTAGCAGAGCTCGAAACACTGGTCGAAGAAGCGGATTGA
- a CDS encoding helix-turn-helix domain-containing protein, producing MTDIKADIRVEHPDIVCTKSVMYDQSSKVMSVSEAGTDPTSRTFYYYIESSDFHRLEEGLRKDNTVAEFERVIETRDQEAIYCVEYSGEGILLSPVISDANGVILDKENNGSAWLFTIWLTERADLHHIWDYAQENDIDIELLRVNEYASLGNTDTGLTDSQREALLVALETGYFEEPRSATLDEVAAELDISQPAAGGLLRRGVRRLIISSLLAESKAPE from the coding sequence GTGACCGATATTAAAGCCGACATACGGGTCGAGCATCCCGACATAGTGTGTACGAAGTCAGTCATGTACGACCAAAGTTCGAAAGTGATGTCGGTCTCAGAGGCGGGAACTGACCCAACATCTAGAACCTTCTATTACTACATCGAATCGTCCGACTTCCACCGACTCGAAGAGGGATTACGGAAGGATAATACCGTTGCTGAATTCGAACGGGTCATCGAAACCAGAGATCAGGAGGCGATATATTGCGTCGAATACAGTGGCGAAGGGATACTTCTCTCACCGGTGATTTCGGACGCGAACGGTGTTATCCTCGATAAGGAAAATAATGGAAGCGCTTGGCTGTTCACAATCTGGCTGACAGAACGAGCAGACCTGCATCATATCTGGGACTACGCCCAAGAGAACGACATTGACATCGAGTTACTTCGCGTGAACGAATACGCGAGTTTAGGAAATACGGACACTGGGTTGACCGATAGTCAACGGGAAGCACTCCTCGTCGCACTCGAAACAGGGTATTTCGAAGAACCACGGAGCGCAACACTCGACGAAGTCGCCGCTGAGCTGGATATCTCGCAACCTGCAGCAGGTGGTCTCCTCCGACGTGGCGTCAGGCGACTCATCATATCGTCCCTGCTAGCTGAGAGCAAAGCGCCAGAGTAA
- a CDS encoding protein adenylyltransferase SelO, with protein sequence MPYSFDTTYKNLDSNLYSRVTPKSIANPEILLLNDGLCADLGLDTAELNAKILAGQDLLEEPIAQAYAGHQYGSFTVLGDGRAMILGEHVHDGKRYDIQLKGSGRTPYSGRGDGDATVSSMLREYLYSYAMQNLNIKTSRSLAVVETDEPVERRRTEPGAILVRVMNSHIRYGTFQYVAGQASDELQRFTDYVIDRHYPQLNAKDRTYLEFFDAVMQSSIEMVVDWLRVGFIHGVMNTDNMSVDGETFDYGPCAFMNYYDEETVFSSIDKHGRYAFGNQRPILRWNLERFAEALQPLCTQSALTYDELEGKLDEFENRFDAQYYTMMRKKLGINSDGEDELVDEFIEWLRKSNADYTNTFLELETPGTFNDPVFATAEFEQLKNKLAAVGLDKELMQEANPRYIPRNYLVEKALDAYLETESLSKFKGLLTVLENPYTSKEMGSQFQQPPPREFDSEYTTYCNT encoded by the coding sequence ATGCCCTATTCGTTTGATACCACTTACAAAAATTTAGACTCGAACCTCTATTCGAGAGTAACGCCCAAAAGTATCGCTAACCCCGAGATTTTGCTTCTCAATGACGGGCTATGTGCTGATCTTGGATTGGATACAGCAGAGCTCAATGCTAAAATTCTAGCAGGCCAAGATCTCTTGGAAGAGCCAATCGCCCAAGCATATGCAGGCCACCAGTATGGAAGTTTTACAGTTCTGGGCGATGGGAGAGCGATGATACTCGGCGAACATGTGCACGATGGTAAGAGATACGATATTCAACTGAAAGGGTCTGGTCGAACGCCGTACTCCGGAAGAGGCGATGGCGACGCGACTGTCAGCTCGATGCTCAGAGAGTATCTGTATTCGTATGCGATGCAGAATCTAAACATTAAGACGTCGAGAAGTCTGGCAGTCGTCGAAACTGACGAACCAGTCGAACGACGACGGACAGAACCTGGGGCCATCCTTGTCCGAGTGATGAATAGTCACATTCGATATGGGACCTTCCAGTATGTTGCAGGCCAAGCATCCGACGAACTACAGCGATTCACTGACTATGTTATCGACAGGCACTACCCGCAGCTAAATGCGAAAGATCGCACGTATCTAGAGTTCTTCGATGCAGTCATGCAGTCATCGATTGAGATGGTTGTGGACTGGCTGCGTGTCGGATTCATCCATGGGGTCATGAATACAGACAACATGAGTGTCGATGGAGAAACATTTGATTACGGACCCTGTGCGTTCATGAATTATTATGATGAGGAGACGGTCTTCAGCTCGATCGACAAGCACGGCCGATATGCATTCGGCAACCAGCGACCCATCTTGCGGTGGAATCTTGAACGGTTTGCAGAGGCACTCCAACCGCTGTGTACGCAATCAGCGCTCACATATGATGAACTCGAAGGCAAACTGGACGAATTTGAGAATCGGTTTGATGCGCAATACTACACGATGATGCGGAAGAAACTGGGAATCAACTCAGATGGTGAGGACGAGCTCGTCGATGAATTCATAGAGTGGCTTCGCAAATCGAACGCAGACTATACCAATACCTTCCTAGAATTAGAGACGCCTGGTACGTTTAATGACCCCGTGTTTGCAACTGCAGAGTTCGAACAGTTGAAGAATAAGTTGGCTGCTGTCGGTCTAGATAAAGAGTTGATGCAGGAAGCCAATCCGAGGTATATCCCCCGCAACTACCTGGTCGAAAAGGCACTGGATGCGTATCTCGAAACTGAGAGTCTATCGAAATTCAAGGGGCTATTGACCGTGTTGGAAAACCCCTATACATCGAAGGAGATGGGTTCACAATTCCAGCAACCACCGCCACGAGAATTCGATTCAGAGTATACAACGTACTGTAATACTTAA
- the ctaD gene encoding cytochrome c oxidase subunit I translates to MAAGDLVLTGLMAVLLVGITAVLTRIENWRSYTPLAGGGTATGEDSVVLNREKPTGLIRWLTTVDHKDIGLLYGLYAIIAFAVGGIMAMLIRIQLIVPGGAILGTNAYNSILTSHGITMLFLFGTPIIAAFANYFIPLLIGADDMAFPRINAIAFWLLPPAALLIWAGFFLAPVTENMIEPAQTAWTMYTPLSVEQTNPGVDLMLLGLHLSGVATTMGAINFIVTVFTERGEDVNWANLDIFSWTVLTQSGLILFSFPLLGSAIVMLLMDRNLGTTFFAVEGGGPLLWQHLFWFFGHPEVYILVLPPMGLVSLILPKFSSRELFGFKFVVYSTLAIGVLSFGVWAHHMFSTGMDPRLRASFMAVSIAISIPSAVKTFNWITTMWNGRLRLATPMLFCIGFISNFIIGGVTGVFLASIPIDLILHDTYYVVGHFHYVLMGAIAFGVFAGIYYWFPVFTGRMYQRKLGKAHFWLSMIGTNLTFFAMLALGYLGMPRRYATYQLDGAIAPLAQVSTFHQLATAGAFILLVGQLIFVWNLLQSWLEGPKIEDGDPWNLERDGMLDKEWTWFDRKLETAITDGGEDEEESTLTDGGEPSEARRTSSDVSDGGEPKDD, encoded by the coding sequence ATGGCTGCAGGAGATCTAGTGCTGACAGGGCTGATGGCCGTCCTCCTCGTCGGCATCACCGCAGTACTCACGCGTATCGAGAACTGGCGGTCATACACGCCACTGGCCGGCGGTGGAACAGCGACCGGTGAAGATTCTGTCGTCCTCAACCGGGAGAAACCCACTGGGCTAATTCGCTGGCTAACGACCGTTGATCACAAAGACATCGGCTTACTGTACGGATTGTACGCCATCATCGCCTTCGCCGTCGGGGGGATCATGGCGATGCTCATTCGCATCCAGCTCATCGTCCCTGGCGGGGCGATTCTGGGAACGAACGCGTACAACTCTATCCTAACGAGTCACGGTATCACGATGCTGTTCCTCTTCGGGACACCCATCATCGCGGCCTTCGCGAACTACTTCATCCCGCTGCTAATCGGAGCCGACGACATGGCGTTCCCGCGTATCAACGCAATCGCCTTCTGGCTGCTTCCGCCCGCCGCCCTCCTCATCTGGGCCGGCTTTTTCCTCGCCCCTGTCACTGAGAATATGATCGAACCGGCCCAGACCGCGTGGACGATGTACACGCCGCTGTCTGTCGAGCAGACTAACCCCGGCGTGGACCTGATGTTGCTGGGCCTGCACCTCTCCGGTGTCGCGACGACGATGGGTGCCATCAACTTCATCGTGACCGTCTTCACCGAGCGGGGTGAGGACGTCAACTGGGCGAACCTCGACATCTTCTCGTGGACTGTCCTCACTCAGTCGGGGCTCATCCTCTTTTCATTCCCGCTGCTGGGCAGCGCCATCGTTATGCTCCTGATGGATCGCAACCTCGGGACGACGTTCTTCGCCGTCGAGGGCGGTGGTCCGCTCCTGTGGCAGCACCTGTTCTGGTTCTTCGGCCACCCCGAGGTGTACATCCTCGTGCTGCCGCCGATGGGGCTCGTCTCCCTCATCTTGCCGAAATTCTCCAGTCGGGAGCTGTTCGGCTTCAAGTTCGTCGTCTACTCCACGCTGGCTATAGGCGTGCTTTCCTTTGGCGTGTGGGCCCACCATATGTTCTCAACGGGGATGGACCCACGCCTGCGGGCCTCCTTTATGGCTGTCTCGATAGCTATCTCGATACCCAGCGCGGTCAAGACGTTCAACTGGATTACGACGATGTGGAACGGTCGCCTTCGACTGGCCACGCCAATGCTGTTCTGCATTGGCTTCATCTCAAACTTCATCATCGGCGGCGTCACTGGCGTTTTCCTCGCCTCGATACCCATCGACCTGATTCTGCACGACACCTACTACGTTGTCGGCCACTTCCACTATGTCCTAATGGGCGCTATCGCTTTTGGTGTCTTTGCGGGCATCTACTACTGGTTTCCCGTCTTTACCGGCCGGATGTACCAGCGCAAGCTCGGCAAAGCCCACTTCTGGCTCTCGATGATCGGGACTAACCTCACGTTCTTCGCGATGCTGGCACTCGGTTACCTGGGTATGCCTCGCCGGTACGCGACTTACCAGCTTGACGGCGCTATCGCGCCGCTGGCACAGGTCTCGACGTTCCACCAACTGGCCACTGCCGGCGCATTCATCCTACTGGTCGGCCAGCTTATTTTCGTCTGGAACCTTCTCCAGTCCTGGTTGGAGGGGCCAAAAATCGAGGACGGCGATCCGTGGAACCTCGAACGCGACGGGATGCTCGACAAGGAGTGGACCTGGTTCGACCGCAAGCTGGAGACGGCTATCACCGACGGCGGCGAGGACGAGGAGGAGTCCACGTTGACCGACGGAGGTGAGCCGAGCGAAGCGAGGCGAACCTCATCGGACGTGTCCGATGGCGGTGAGCCAAAGGACGACTGA
- a CDS encoding ParA family protein has protein sequence MPDKPDIRSPTRIAISNQKGGVAKTTDAINIAGALAARGQRVLLWDADPQGYLTMGVGFDDAYTADAPNQYTALKQPGSHDVGDLILTHDEFDIVPANIDMFQLEQELVSAMRGRERVSQLLADVEGYDFVIMDCPPSLGHLTDNALLACENIVIPAEAEDTSIRALDILFNQIDTLEENFDETTITEQAIVVSNIDYPLDGEQKSMLEWFDDTFGDYIPIYEFRNRAAVKRAFNDGVSIFGSDEECDQEDELLQLADHLIENRGEMV, from the coding sequence ATGCCAGATAAGCCAGATATCCGTTCCCCGACACGTATCGCAATCTCGAATCAGAAGGGTGGAGTCGCCAAAACAACCGACGCGATCAACATCGCTGGGGCGCTAGCGGCCCGAGGCCAGCGTGTGCTCCTCTGGGATGCTGATCCACAAGGCTACCTCACGATGGGGGTTGGCTTTGACGATGCCTATACTGCCGATGCCCCCAATCAATACACGGCACTGAAACAGCCGGGCAGTCACGATGTTGGGGATCTCATTCTCACTCATGACGAGTTTGATATCGTTCCGGCGAACATCGATATGTTCCAACTTGAACAAGAATTGGTTTCGGCAATGCGAGGGCGAGAGCGTGTTTCACAGCTCTTGGCTGATGTCGAAGGCTATGACTTCGTTATCATGGACTGTCCGCCGTCTCTGGGTCACCTCACTGACAACGCGCTGCTCGCCTGCGAGAATATCGTCATCCCGGCTGAAGCAGAGGACACCAGTATCCGGGCCCTCGATATCCTCTTCAACCAGATTGATACGCTGGAAGAGAACTTCGACGAGACGACAATTACCGAACAGGCCATTGTCGTTTCGAATATTGACTACCCGCTTGACGGAGAACAGAAATCAATGTTGGAGTGGTTCGACGATACTTTCGGCGATTATATCCCAATCTATGAGTTCCGGAATCGAGCTGCGGTGAAGCGGGCGTTCAACGACGGGGTCTCAATCTTCGGCAGTGACGAGGAGTGTGATCAAGAGGATGAACTCCTCCAATTGGCTGATCATCTCATCGAGAATCGAGGTGAGATGGTATGA
- the sufB gene encoding Fe-S cluster assembly protein SufB — protein MSSDQDHLKETDTEARFEFKKEEKSAFQTEKGLTEETVRIISEDKDEPEWMLQRRLRALEQFQEMPMPTGWPGAPDLSEVDIADIVPYIRPDIETRGGAENWEDLPEEIQDTFDKLGIPEAEKNALSGVGAQYESEIVYQNMQERWEDKGVIFCDMDKAVQEHEDLVKEHFMTKCVPPSDNKFAALHGAIWSGGSFVYIPEDTTVNMPVQAYFRMNSEGMGQFEHTLIIAEDNSEVHYIEGCSAPKYSAFNLHSGGVEVFVGENAHVQYSTVQNWSKNTYNLNTKRAICEEEGTMEWVSGSMGSKATMLYPSTVLKGPGATDNHITIAMAGEGQDIDTGAKVYHNAPDTKSTI, from the coding sequence ATGAGCTCAGATCAGGACCATCTCAAAGAGACCGACACCGAAGCCCGCTTTGAGTTCAAGAAGGAGGAAAAGTCCGCCTTCCAGACCGAGAAGGGCCTCACCGAGGAGACCGTCCGAATCATCTCCGAAGACAAGGACGAGCCCGAATGGATGCTCCAGCGCCGACTGCGCGCTCTAGAGCAGTTCCAGGAGATGCCGATGCCGACCGGCTGGCCCGGCGCGCCGGACCTCTCGGAAGTCGATATCGCCGACATCGTCCCCTACATCCGCCCGGACATCGAGACCCGTGGCGGCGCCGAAAACTGGGAAGACCTCCCCGAGGAGATTCAGGACACCTTCGACAAGCTGGGCATCCCGGAAGCCGAGAAGAACGCGCTCTCGGGCGTCGGCGCCCAGTACGAGTCCGAAATCGTCTACCAGAATATGCAGGAGCGCTGGGAGGACAAAGGCGTCATCTTCTGTGACATGGACAAGGCCGTCCAGGAGCACGAAGATCTCGTCAAAGAGCACTTCATGACGAAGTGCGTCCCCCCGAGCGACAACAAGTTCGCCGCGCTCCACGGCGCCATCTGGTCCGGCGGCTCGTTCGTCTACATCCCGGAAGACACGACAGTCAACATGCCCGTGCAGGCGTACTTCCGCATGAACTCCGAGGGGATGGGCCAGTTCGAGCACACGCTCATCATCGCCGAGGACAACTCCGAGGTCCACTACATCGAGGGCTGCAGTGCACCCAAGTACTCGGCGTTTAACCTCCACAGCGGCGGCGTGGAAGTGTTCGTCGGCGAGAACGCCCACGTCCAGTACTCCACCGTGCAGAACTGGTCGAAAAACACCTACAATCTCAACACCAAGCGCGCCATCTGTGAGGAGGAGGGAACGATGGAGTGGGTCTCGGGTAGCATGGGCTCGAAAGCCACGATGCTCTACCCCTCGACCGTCCTCAAGGGCCCCGGCGCGACGGACAATCATATCACCATCGCCATGGCCGGCGAAGGGCAGGACATCGACACCGGCGCGAAGGTCTACCACAACGCGCCCGACACGAAGTCCACCATC
- a CDS encoding tyrosine-type recombinase/integrase yields MTIEFDSDTRPRRDDESLLEYYLHFRGKELEPSSKRDYRSGWSNLQDFLEAEGYTLSDITKQEALEWCEFLRARDIKESTAEKSVSALSKMVDDLKQTPEVRGGSPFQDALDTDPFSYDDSTNKLEVPLDSLRRAIFDIGHPVTLFAFVVLLKTGLRCSELVNLDERDVNLDRPISEALDAPRPEIRDKPNTLYIDSAICEGDTVNGEVREHGNKPKSYRQIPLDVETVDLFEWYLGLAPNSKSPANPIVKVFGYGKSNTEIGDRMGCHGVWRRIVAVAEEHGWDVDDGGVTPHWCRHWFTTQLRGRIDDGEVPLGSAKEYVQGLRGDTDDSVISTYTQDWDINEDSKSYPEVYRDNIPTLLNDSHEEGEITCPSCGREPPAVTFSAMEPVDGEGVLCNPCAREEYVSI; encoded by the coding sequence ATGACGATAGAGTTCGACTCTGACACTCGGCCCCGGCGCGACGACGAATCCTTGCTTGAGTACTATCTTCATTTTCGGGGAAAAGAACTCGAACCGAGCTCAAAGAGGGACTACAGGAGTGGCTGGAGCAACTTACAGGATTTTCTCGAAGCGGAAGGCTACACGCTATCTGATATAACTAAACAGGAAGCCCTAGAATGGTGTGAGTTTTTACGGGCGAGAGATATCAAAGAGAGCACCGCTGAGAAATCCGTGAGTGCTCTAAGCAAGATGGTAGATGATCTGAAACAAACGCCAGAGGTCAGAGGGGGGAGCCCATTTCAGGACGCACTTGATACCGACCCATTCAGTTACGACGATTCGACGAACAAACTCGAAGTCCCTCTTGACTCTCTCCGCCGGGCGATCTTTGATATCGGTCATCCAGTCACACTATTCGCGTTCGTTGTGCTGCTGAAGACCGGATTACGATGCTCGGAACTAGTGAATCTCGACGAGCGTGACGTAAATCTTGACCGACCGATTTCGGAAGCCCTAGATGCCCCACGGCCAGAAATACGAGACAAACCGAACACACTCTACATCGATTCAGCAATATGTGAGGGCGATACGGTCAACGGTGAAGTGCGGGAACACGGAAATAAGCCGAAGTCGTATCGTCAAATCCCACTCGATGTAGAGACAGTTGACCTGTTTGAGTGGTATCTCGGGCTGGCTCCGAATTCAAAGTCGCCAGCCAATCCGATTGTCAAAGTGTTCGGGTACGGGAAGAGCAACACAGAAATAGGAGACAGGATGGGATGTCACGGAGTATGGCGTAGAATTGTCGCTGTTGCAGAGGAACACGGTTGGGACGTGGATGATGGGGGGGTGACGCCGCATTGGTGCCGACACTGGTTCACCACGCAATTACGGGGACGGATCGACGATGGCGAGGTGCCCCTCGGTTCAGCAAAAGAGTACGTACAAGGGCTCCGAGGAGACACAGATGACTCGGTCATCAGCACGTACACCCAGGACTGGGATATCAACGAAGACAGCAAGAGCTACCCCGAGGTCTACCGAGATAACATTCCGACATTGCTCAACGACTCGCACGAAGAGGGTGAGATCACATGCCCTTCGTGTGGCCGTGAGCCGCCTGCTGTGACGTTTTCTGCAATGGAGCCTGTTGATGGCGAAGGTGTCCTCTGCAATCCCTGTGCGCGAGAGGAGTATGTCTCAATCTAG